The following are encoded in a window of Artemia franciscana chromosome 19, ASM3288406v1, whole genome shotgun sequence genomic DNA:
- the LOC136039640 gene encoding craniofacial development protein 2-like yields MIQLSKIEQVLREMKQYNIDILALSEIRWKRVGQETLDHGYVLLYSGEDNHHQAGVGFMMSPAGYRTMLKWTPINERILFARFATTHTKVSVIVCYAPTNEADDDVKDSFFETLQAVTKDIPKHDVLCAAGDLNAKVRANRKYCPEVLGPD; encoded by the coding sequence ATGATTCAGTTATCAAAAATCGAGCAAGTTCTCAGAGAGATGAAGCAATATAATATTGACATCCTGGCCCTAAGCGAAATACGTTGGAAACGTGTAGGCCAAGAAACACTAGATCATGGGTATGTGCTGTTGTATAGCGGAGAGGACAACCATCATCAGGCAGGTGTAGGATTTATGATGTCCCCTGCAGGATACCGAACAATGCTCAAATGGACTCCAATAAACGAAAGGATCTTGTTTGCACGATTTGCTACAACACACACTAAGGTTTCTGTCATTGTATGCTACGCTCCAACCAATGAGGCGGATGATGATGTCAAAGATAGCTTCTTTGAAACCTTGCAAGCAGTCACTAAAGACATCCCCAAACATGATGTTCTATGTGCTGCTGGTGATCTGAATGCCAAAGTAAGAGCCAATCGCAAGTACTGTCCGGAAGTCCTGGGACCAGACTAA